In the Candidatus Eisenbacteria bacterium genome, one interval contains:
- a CDS encoding PDZ domain-containing protein has protein sequence MKRISALLALFAVLTVALAVPAFAGGKCEAADAQACLNHMSAMKDKGWSGVDLDKSDMTAIKVKAVAPGSPGAKAGVQVGDVLVALNGASLTDMEALKKAKGDWSVGQSVTYTVKRKNADKQIALKLDKMPEEVFASMIGRHMLDAHLAMASAAPADPAPATTAPATAPATTTKTDK, from the coding sequence ATGAAGAGAATTTCTGCGCTGCTGGCGTTGTTTGCAGTGCTCACGGTAGCGCTGGCCGTGCCCGCATTTGCTGGAGGCAAGTGCGAGGCGGCTGACGCCCAGGCATGCCTGAACCACATGTCGGCGATGAAGGACAAGGGCTGGAGCGGCGTCGATCTCGACAAGTCCGACATGACCGCGATCAAGGTCAAGGCCGTCGCCCCGGGCAGCCCGGGAGCCAAGGCCGGGGTCCAGGTCGGCGACGTGCTGGTGGCCCTGAACGGCGCCAGCCTCACGGACATGGAAGCCCTGAAGAAGGCCAAGGGCGACTGGTCGGTCGGCCAGTCCGTGACGTACACCGTCAAGCGCAAGAACGCCGACAAGCAGATCGCCCTCAAGCTCGACAAGATGCCCGAGGAAGTGTTCGCGTCCATGATCGGCCGTCACATGCTCGACGCTCACCTGGCGATGGCGTCGGCGGCCCCCGCGGATCCCGCGCCGGCGACGACGGCTCCGGCCACGGCGCCCGCGACCACCACGAAGACCGACAAGTAG
- a CDS encoding rhodanese-like domain-containing protein → MIARLLGLETISPTELLPLAERGSVTVFDVNAMPSWERARVPGARHLDPQRFEVRDLPEDASADLVFYCSNPLCRKAPLAARRARDLGYPNVRVMSAGIQGWLAQGLPIESGSRSGG, encoded by the coding sequence GTGATCGCGCGCCTCCTGGGCCTCGAGACGATCTCCCCCACCGAGCTGTTGCCCCTCGCCGAGCGGGGCTCGGTGACGGTGTTCGACGTGAACGCGATGCCGAGCTGGGAAAGGGCTCGCGTCCCCGGGGCCCGGCATCTCGATCCCCAGCGCTTCGAAGTCCGCGACCTGCCGGAGGATGCGAGCGCCGACCTGGTCTTCTACTGCTCCAACCCTCTGTGCCGTAAGGCGCCGCTCGCGGCACGCCGCGCGCGCGACCTGGGTTATCCGAACGTGCGCGTGATGTCGGCGGGGATCCAGGGCTGGCTCGCGCAAGGCTTGCCCATCGAGTCAGGCAGCCGGTCCGGGGGTTGA
- a CDS encoding autorepressor SdpR family transcription factor encodes MTTVFKALSDPTRREILQLLRRGPMSAGELANHFDVSKPTMSAHFAVLRSAGLIASEKQGKSVLYELQLSVLEDALLAFAQVFGMELRARPVKARRSALESGR; translated from the coding sequence ATGACGACGGTGTTCAAAGCCCTTTCCGATCCGACGCGGCGCGAGATCCTGCAGCTCCTGCGGCGCGGCCCGATGAGCGCGGGTGAGCTGGCGAATCACTTCGACGTGTCGAAGCCCACGATGTCGGCGCACTTCGCGGTGCTGCGCTCGGCCGGGCTCATCGCTTCGGAGAAGCAGGGCAAGTCGGTCCTCTACGAGCTGCAGCTCTCGGTGCTCGAGGATGCGCTGCTCGCCTTCGCGCAGGTCTTCGGCATGGAGCTGCGAGCGCGGCCGGTCAAGGCGCGGCGCTCGGCGCTGGAGTCGGGCCGATGA
- a CDS encoding TA system VapC family ribonuclease toxin — translation MIAVDTSLLAYAANRFAPQHVRAARVLEGLASGDVPWTLPWSVVHEFLRLVTHPHGVARPLSPADAWAFVGQLTAAAPVRMLGPTGRHDATLVEVVAMIDPAGGLPPGFETAVLLREHGVRELLTTDRGMERFPFLEIRNPLAEGWSPAAAPTRRYRMLKPRSGASS, via the coding sequence GTGATCGCGGTCGATACCAGCCTCCTGGCCTACGCCGCCAATCGCTTCGCACCCCAGCACGTGAGGGCCGCCCGGGTTCTCGAGGGGCTGGCCAGCGGCGACGTCCCGTGGACGCTTCCCTGGAGCGTGGTCCACGAGTTCCTCCGCCTGGTCACCCACCCCCACGGCGTCGCCCGGCCGTTGAGCCCCGCCGACGCCTGGGCCTTCGTGGGCCAGCTCACTGCCGCCGCGCCGGTGCGGATGCTGGGGCCTACCGGGCGCCACGACGCCACCCTGGTCGAGGTCGTGGCCATGATCGATCCCGCGGGCGGCCTCCCGCCGGGCTTCGAGACCGCGGTTCTGCTTCGCGAGCATGGGGTTCGCGAGCTGCTCACGACCGACCGCGGCATGGAGCGGTTCCCTTTCCTGGAGATCCGCAACCCGCTGGCCGAAGGCTGGTCGCCGGCCGCCGCTCCCACCCGGCGCTACCGCATGCTGAAGCCGCGGAGCGGGGCCTCGAGCTGA